The genomic region CCCATGGGTTATGGCAGGCGGGTTTTCGCTTGGGGCCTTTGTGGTGGCACTGTTCCTCTTGCCCCGCTTTAAAGGGCTGATTGTGGGCATCCAATGGGCCAAGCGGATGCATGGTTTCTGATCCTCCCATTCGGGATGCCGCAAGCATCATCTTGTTGCGCGACAGCACAAAAGGCGCGCAGGTCTTAATGGGCCAACGCGGGGCATCTGCCGCGTTCATGCCGCAAAAATTTGTATTCCCTGGCGGGGCGGTGGATGCGGTGGATCACGACACCCCGCTTGCTCACGCAATCCCTGATGCGCTTGCAGCGCGCCTCAGCCATGACAGCGCCTGTTCACCCGAGGCCTTAATCAACGCAGCCTTTCGCGAGTTGCACGAAGAAACAGGGCTCAGCCTTGGCCCACACGACCCGCGAAGGGTTGATTTCTTTTTCCGTGCCGTCACCCCCACAGGCCGCCCACGCCGCTTTGACGCGCGCTTCTTTTTGGCGCGTGCTGACGATCTGAGGGGCGTTGCGCAGGATTTCACCAAAGGCGATGGCGAGTTGTCTCATCTGACATGGCTTGATCTGGCAGAGGCGCAACGCTTGGACATCCCCTTTATCACCCATGTGATCCTCGCGGAATTGTCCCAAGCGGTGGCGCGCCACGGCTATGGATTTCGGCCTGAGGCGGTGGCGTTCTTCGACAATCGCACAGATATATCGCGGTTTTACTGGCTCTAACCCACCTATCTGGTTGCAGCCTGTCACCGCCGCGCATAGCCTAAGGCCAACCCTTCCCCGATATAATGAGGCCTGCCCCGTGTCCGTCCTGCCCCTTGATGCAACATCCGCCACTGCCACGCCCCGCACCATTTGGCTCAGTGACTACACCCCGCCCGAGTATTTGATTGACCATGTGCATCTTACCTTTCGCCTTGCACCAAAGGCCACGCGGGTCATTTCACGGATCACCTTTCGCCCCAACCCCGAGGCGCAAGGTTTGGGCGAAGGCGCGCTTGTGCTTGATGGCGAGGATCTGCGCCTGATCTGGGCAAAGATAGATGGAACAGCGTTAGGTGAGGCCGATTATCGCCTCAGTGAGGCTGCCCTGACTGTGCCTGCCGCACGCCTGCCAGAGGGCGGCTTTGTTTGGGAGGCCGAAGTCGAAATCGCACCACAGGATAACACAGCCCTTGAGGGGCTTTGTATGTCCAAGGGCATGTATTGCACCCAATGCGAGGCGGAAGGGTTTCGCAAAATAACCTATTACCCCGACCGCCCCGATGTCATGGCGCCTTTTGATGTGCGCATTGAGGGGGATGCACCGATCCTACTGTCCAATGGTAATCGGGGCGAGACAGGCGCAGGCTATGCAGAATGGCATGACCCTTGGCCCAAACCTGCTTATCTCTTTGCTTTGGTGGCAGGCG from Rhodobacterales bacterium HKCCA1288 harbors:
- a CDS encoding NUDIX hydrolase, which translates into the protein MVSDPPIRDAASIILLRDSTKGAQVLMGQRGASAAFMPQKFVFPGGAVDAVDHDTPLAHAIPDALAARLSHDSACSPEALINAAFRELHEETGLSLGPHDPRRVDFFFRAVTPTGRPRRFDARFFLARADDLRGVAQDFTKGDGELSHLTWLDLAEAQRLDIPFITHVILAELSQAVARHGYGFRPEAVAFFDNRTDISRFYWL